In Macadamia integrifolia cultivar HAES 741 chromosome 13, SCU_Mint_v3, whole genome shotgun sequence, one DNA window encodes the following:
- the LOC122059215 gene encoding cytochrome b6-f complex iron-sulfur subunit, chloroplastic, which yields MAASNLSAATHSQLCSSKNGIFSPCQAFISKPTKTQFVVKEKGMRITCQATSIPADSVPDMEKRKLLNWLLLGSISLPTGFMVVPYANFFVPPGSGGAGGGTIAKDALGNDVIADEWVKTHGPGDRTLTQGLKGDPTYLIVENDKSLATYGINAVCTHLGCVVPWNAAEGKFICPCHGSQYNYQGKVVRGPAPLSLALAHADIDEGKVLFVPWVETDFRTGENPWWA from the exons ATGGCTGCTTCCAATCTATCTGCTGCAACCCATTCACAG CTCTGTTCTAGCAAAAATGGGATATTCTCTCCTTGCCAAGCTTTTATTTCGAAACCCACGAAGACCCAATTTGTGGTGAAGGAGAAGGGGATGAGAATAACGTGCCAAGCTACAAGCATTCCAGCTGATAGTGTGCCTGACATGGAAAAGAGGAAGCTCTTGAATTGGCTTCTCTTGGGTTCCATCTCACTCCCAACCGGCTTCATGGTGGTTCCTTATGCTAATTTCTTTGTTCCTCCTGG GTCCGGAGGTGCTGGTGGTGGTACCATAGCAAAGGATGCCTTAGGCAATGATGTCATCGCAGATGAGTGGGTCAAGACCCATGGTCCAGGGGACAGGACCCTTACACAAGGGCTAAAG GGAGATCCTACTTACCTTATTGTGGAGAATGACAAGTCTTTGGCGACCTATGGTATTAATGCAGTCTGCACACACCTTGGGTGTGTTGTGCCATGGAATGCTGCAGAGGGCAAGTTTATTTGTCCCTGCCATGGCTCCCAATACAACTACCAAGGCAAGGTTGTTAGAGGGCCTGCACCTCTG tcCTTGGCCTTGGCTCATGCAGACATTGATGAAGGAAAGGTATTATTTGTTCCATGGGTTGAAACAGATTTCAGGACGGGTGAAAACCCATGGTGGGCTTAA